A stretch of DNA from Parvularcula bermudensis HTCC2503:
GAGGAGGAACGCCGTAAGGGCATGGCCGAGATGTCGGAGAAATTCGAGGAGGGGGGCGGCCGCCTCTATGTCTCAGCGCCGGGGGCCGGCAGCTGACAACCGAAGGGCTCTTGCCCTGCTGCCAAAGAAAAGCCCCCGCCGAAAAGGCGGGGGCTAATGTCACCGTCCATCTGGTGATGGGCGATCAATCAGACGATTGTTACGCCATTTGGATGGTGGAAACCGCCATCTTGCCGGAGCGTTTGTCGCGCGCCGTTTCGAAGGTGACCTTGTCGCCTTCGTTCAGCGGCGCGAGGCCCGAACGCTCAAGCGCGGTGGCGTGAACGAAGACATCGCTCGACCCATCTTCCGGTTGAATGAATCCAAACCCTTTTTGGGTGTTGAAGAATTTGACGGTACCTGTGGCCATGGGAAACCCTTTCATTGACCTCGTAGAGAAACGGCGAACACCGTCCGCCGCTATGGGTAGTTCGATATTTTAGGAGAGGTCTATCTGTCGGCGTCTGGGTAGTCGCAAAATAGAGATCGTCCGGCAAACACCGAATTTTCCCAATAGACCTTACCGATGCTGCCGTCAATTGAAGTGAGCCCCTTTTTCATCACAGCCGTGTCTGCCAAGGTCCCGCCGGTTAAAAAGAGGCGGGGCGGAGACGGGGGTCACCCGTCATTGAGAGGAAGAACGGCATGAAGGTGGTAAGAGCATTAATGGTGTCTCTGGCGGGGGCCGCGATCGGGATGATGGGCGCGATCGCGGTGGCGCAATCGCTGACGGCGGACGATGTTGACAGGGCTCTTGCCGCCTTAGAGGCGCTAAAGCCCCTTGTCGCGGATGCAGAGGTAGACTTCGCGCCCCCAGCACTCAGCGCGCAATCCCAAGGTATGACGGGGCCGATGGGGGACCTGGGTCCGGTCTTCTCAACGCGGGAGGATGGGTCCTTGTCGATGTTCTCAGAGGCGATGCGCGCGCTGCCTTCCCAAGTTCCGGCATCGGAAATCAGCACCATCGTTCGTCGCCATGGCTTCGCGTCGATCGACCATTTCGCCCGGACGATGGACCACATCTTCACGGCCTATATCGCGTCGGAGGTCAGTACCGCCGATATCCCGAGCGCCGAGGAGCGCCAGGCCGCTCTGGCATTCGCCCCTCCGCAGATGCGTGCCGAAATGGAGGCGCAGCTGGCGCAACTCGATCGCCTCAAGGCGTTGATCGACGCGGCGCCGGCGGAGAATATCGCGGTTGTCGAGGCCAAGAAGGCGGCGATCGATGCGGCCTTTTAAGGGGGGAGTGGTGATAGGGGGCCTCCCTATGGTAGCGGGGCGCTATGGCTGAAAAATCTTTCGACATTATCGTCTGGGGGGCCACCGGGTTCACCGGTCGCCTCGTCGCGCAGCATCTGCTGAGAACCTATGGCGCCGAGGGCAACCTGAAATGGGCCATGGCGGCGCGTAACCCCGACAAATTGGCCATGGTGGCCAAGGAAATCGGGGCAGAGGATGTCCCCCATCTTTTGGCGAATGCCGATGACCGAGAGAGCCTCGATCGGCTGGCCGCCGCGGCGAAGGTGATCATCACCACGGTCGGCCCCTATCAGCTTTATGGAGAAAAACTGGTGGCCGCCTGCGCCGAAGCGGGGACGGATTATGTCGACCTCTGTGGAGAACCAGGGTGGATGGCGGGCACCATCGCGCGTTATCACGACATTGCCCAACGGACGGGTGCCCGTATCGTCCATTCCTGCGGCTTTGACTCGATCCCCTTCGATCTCGGTGTGCACTACGTCCAAAAGCTGTACCGCGAGGCCTATGGCCGACCGGCGCCCCTGGTGAAGGGGGTTCTGAAAGGGGCCAAAGGGGGGCTCTCTGGCGGGACCTACGCAAGCTTAATGGAAACGGTGAAGGCGGCGGAGACCGATCAGGAGGTTCGCCGCGCCCTTGGCAATGTCTATGGTCTTGCCCAGGACTCCGAGGCGAAGCGACCGCGCCAGCCCGATGTGCGCAAGCCGCGCAAGGATGAAGATGTGGGCGCATGGCTCGCCCCCTTCATCATGGCCGATATCAATATGCCCAATGTGCACCGGTCGAACATGCTGACGGACTATGCCTACGGCCAGGATTTCCGATATCTTGAAATGATGCGGGTGCCAAACCGGGTGGTCGCCTGGGGGCTGGCCGTGGGGCTTGGGTCCTTCATGTCGCTGGTCAAGAACAAGTCCACCCGTGGGCTGGTCCAACGGCTTCTCCCCGATCCGGGTGAGGGACCGTCGGAGAAGGAACGGGAGAGCGGCTTTTTCAAGGTCCTGATGATCGCCAAGGACGAAAAGGGCCTCTCGCTCCGCGCGGAGATCACCGGGGACAAGGACCCAGGCTATGGGGGCACCTCGCGCATGCTGTCCGAGGCGGCGATGACGCTCCTCCATCATCCCGAGGGACAGACAGGCTGCCTGACCACCGCGCCGGCCATGGGCGATGCGCTCATCGACCGGCTAGAGGCACATGCGGGGCTGACCTTCCGCAAACTCTGACCGCCGAGGGGGGGGCTGCGCCTGAATGGGCGCGACCCTGATTGGTTTCAGGCCTGCGCGATATGGCGTAACGCACTGATATTTGAGAACAATTTCATCTTGATGGGAAAAATGCGGTTCGGCCCGTTCGCAAAGGGGAATTTTCGCCTAAGTCGCCCCCGTCAAGACAAGGATGGAGATGCGCCATGACGACCGAAGCTGAAGTGAAGTACGGGCTTGCCGGAGTGCTTGCGGATGATACCGCCATCTCCAAGGTGATGCCCGAGACCAATTCGCTGACCTATCGCGGCTATGCGGTCCAGGATCTCTCCGCCAATTGCCGGTTTGAAGATGTCGCGTATCTGCTCTGGAACGGTGACCTCCCCTCCAAGACCGACCGCGAGCGCCTCGACCAGCAGGAGCGGAGCCAAAGGGCCGTTTCGGACGATGTCCTTGAGGTGATGAGCCGCTTCAGCAAGCACGCCCATCCGATGGACACCCTACGGACCGCCGTCAGTTTCTTGGGTCAGGAAGACCCGACCACCGAAGATAGCTCCGCAAGCGGATTGATGGAAAAGTCGATCCGCATGTATGCCAGGATCCCGACGATTGTGGCCGCAGATTTCCGGCGTCGCAATGGGAAGGATCCGATCGCGCCCTCAGACGTTCTAGGCTTCTCCGAAAACTTCTTCCATATGTGTTTTGGTGAGGTGCCGGCGGACGAAATCGTCAAATGCTTCGACATTTCCATGACGCTCTATGCGGAGCATTCCTTCAACGCCTCGACCTTCACGGCAAGAACGATCGCCTCAAGCCTGTCGGACGTCTATTCCGCCGTCACCGGTGCCATCGGATCTCTTAAAGGCCCGCTGCATGGCGGGGCGAACGAGGCCGTCATGCACATGCTGAAGGAGATCGGCGAGCCGGCGGAGGCGAAGCAATGGATGCTCGATGCGATCGCTGAGAAGAAAAAGATCATGGGCTTCGGGCACCGGGTCTACCGCTCGGGCGACAGCCGGGTGCCGACTATGACCAAGGCCTATGAGAAGATGGTCGAGGTGATCGACACCCCAGAAGCCAAGAAATACTGGGAGATGTCGCGGATCCTCGACGATACCATGGTCGATGCAAAAGGCATCTATCCCAATCTCGATTTTCCGGCTGGCCCCGCCTACTACCTCATGGGCTTCGAAATTCCGATGTTCACGCCGATCTTTGTGATGTCCCGGATTACGGGGTGGACGGCCCATGTGATGGAGCAATTGGCGAACAACAAATTGATCCGCCCGCTGTCGAACTACAGCGGCGTTGCTCAACGGGACGTGCCCGCTGGACATTGAGGGTCTGAAGGAAAGGGGGGGCGGGCCGAGCCCCCCTGCCTCTCCTATTTCGGCATTTCCCGCATACTGACAAAGGCATCACGGATCGCATTTGACCAGGCCTCTGACAGGGCGTGAAAGTTTTGGTCTTCCGCCTCGATGCGACGGAATTCGCTGAAGGAGAGCGTATCGGCCTCCAACACACAGAGATCGAGGGGCATCCCGACGGAGAGATTCGACCGTAAGGTTGAATCCATCGACAAGAAGGCGGCTGTTTTCGCGTCTTCGAGGGTCGTCTCTGTGGAAATCACGCGGTCAAGAATGGGCTTGCCGTATTTGAACCCACCGATCTGGAAGAACGTCGTATCGTCGGTCGCTTCGATGAAATTCCCCGCCGAATAGATCATGAAGAGCCGCGGGCTGTCGCCTTTGGTCTGGCCTGACAGGATGATGCTGGAGGCGGCGCTTTCCCCCGCATTGCTGATGCCGAGGCTGTAGCGGTTCATAACCTCGGTCATGGTCGAGGCAATGACCTCGGCACAGCGATAGAGATTGGCGGCCGTGAGGATCGTTTCGCCGGTAAAGGTGTCGTCGTCGATCCGCTCTTGCAGCAGGGTCATGACGGATTGCGTGATCGACAAATTCCCGGCGGTCATCATGCACAAGGAGCGTTCCCCCGGCACATCCCACACAAACATTTTCTTGAATTTCGAAATACTGTCGATCCCGGCGTTCGTTCGGGTGTCGGACAGCATCACAAGGCCCTCGCCCACGCGGATAGCGACGCAATAGGTCATGATGATCTCTTCATAATTGGCCTGGGAGTTTACTGGCTTTCCTCGCGGGGCACAGCTTTTTTCGATTCAAGAAGCGAAAATACGGCAAACGCGTAGGACGACAGGGAGTCCCGTTGCATTGCACCCAATTAAGCAACACTCTGCTGGTATCGCGCTGCGCGCATAAAGGAAGTCCCTGTCTATGTCGATCGATGTCGCCCTGCACCATGTTACTCGGTACGATTATGAGCGGCCCATCCAACTTTATCCGCAGATCGTGCGGTTGCGGCCGGCGCCGCATGCGCGGACTTCGATCCTCAGCTATTCGCTGAAGGTGACGCCGAGCGATCATTTCATCAATTGGCAGCAGGACCCTTTCGGCAATTATCAGGCGCGGCTTGTCTTTCCCGAGCGGACAAAGACCTTTGAGGTTGCCGTCGATCTTGTCGCCAGCATGGAGGCGATCAACCCGTTCGATTTCTTCCTTGAGGAAGACGCGTTCCACGTCCCCTTTTCCTACGACAAGGATCTAAAGGTCGAACTCGAACCCTATCTCAAACCTGTTGGGGAGGGGCCGGCCTTCGACGCGTTGAAGGCGTGGACGAAAAAAATCTTTTTGGAGACCGCAGGGGCGTCGGAGGATGATCGGCTGCGCACTATCGACTTTCTGGTGCAGGTGAATCAGCGTCTCAACCAGGATATTTCCTACACCGTTAGGATGGAGCCGGGGGTTCAGACCCCCGAGGACACGCTCACCTTGAAGTCTGGCTCGTGCCGGGATTCGGGATGGTTGCTCGTCGCCCTCCTGCGCGAAGTGGGCCTCGCGGCGCGGTTCGTCTCTGGCTATCTGATCCAGCTGAAGGCGGACCGGCAGAACGCGTCGGGCCTCAACGGACCGGCGGAGGATTTCACCGACCTCCACGCCTGGACCGAGGTCTATGTTCCCGGTGCGGGCTGGATCGGTCTTGACCCGACCTCTGGGCTGTTTGCGGGGGAGGGGCACATCCCCCTGGCGGCAACACCGGCCCCCTCCAGCGCGGCGCCAATCAGCGGCGCGGTTGAGCCCTGCGAGGCGGAGCTGTTCTTCGACATGACCGTCAAGCGGGTGAGAGAGACCCCGCGGGTCACAAAGCCCCTCAGCGATGAGCAATGGGCCGCCATCGATAAAGCGGGTCAGGCGGTGGACGAACAGCTTGTCGCCCATGATGTTCGGCTGACCATGGGCGGAGAGCCGACCTTCGTGTCATCCGATGACCGCGATGCCGATGAGTGGAACATTGCGGCGGTGGGGCCGACGAAAGCGGCCTTTGCCGATAAGTTGATCCGGCGCCTCAGGGATCGTTTTGCCCCCGAGGGCTTTCTTCACCACGGGCAAGGCAAGTGGTATCCCGGTGAGCAATTACCGCGCTGGGCCTATGGGCTCTATTGGCGCAAGGACGGCTATCCGACATGGGAAAGTCCCGCGCTGATCGCGCCGGTCGCCCCGGAAACCCCCGCCACCGCGGAACAGGCCCAGCGGTTTTCCCACGCCTTGGCCGCCAATCTTGAAATCGACGCTGACTTCGTTGGCGAGGCCTTCGAAGATCCCGCCGAGTTTATGCTGCGTGAACAGAAATTGGCGCCGAATGTCGACCCCA
This window harbors:
- a CDS encoding cold-shock protein, with translation MATGTVKFFNTQKGFGFIQPEDGSSDVFVHATALERSGLAPLNEGDKVTFETARDKRSGKMAVSTIQMA
- a CDS encoding bifunctional 2-methylcitrate synthase/citrate synthase; the encoded protein is MTTEAEVKYGLAGVLADDTAISKVMPETNSLTYRGYAVQDLSANCRFEDVAYLLWNGDLPSKTDRERLDQQERSQRAVSDDVLEVMSRFSKHAHPMDTLRTAVSFLGQEDPTTEDSSASGLMEKSIRMYARIPTIVAADFRRRNGKDPIAPSDVLGFSENFFHMCFGEVPADEIVKCFDISMTLYAEHSFNASTFTARTIASSLSDVYSAVTGAIGSLKGPLHGGANEAVMHMLKEIGEPAEAKQWMLDAIAEKKKIMGFGHRVYRSGDSRVPTMTKAYEKMVEVIDTPEAKKYWEMSRILDDTMVDAKGIYPNLDFPAGPAYYLMGFEIPMFTPIFVMSRITGWTAHVMEQLANNKLIRPLSNYSGVAQRDVPAGH
- a CDS encoding proteasome-type protease — its product is MTYCVAIRVGEGLVMLSDTRTNAGIDSISKFKKMFVWDVPGERSLCMMTAGNLSITQSVMTLLQERIDDDTFTGETILTAANLYRCAEVIASTMTEVMNRYSLGISNAGESAASSIILSGQTKGDSPRLFMIYSAGNFIEATDDTTFFQIGGFKYGKPILDRVISTETTLEDAKTAAFLSMDSTLRSNLSVGMPLDLCVLEADTLSFSEFRRIEAEDQNFHALSEAWSNAIRDAFVSMREMPK
- a CDS encoding saccharopine dehydrogenase family protein, producing the protein MAEKSFDIIVWGATGFTGRLVAQHLLRTYGAEGNLKWAMAARNPDKLAMVAKEIGAEDVPHLLANADDRESLDRLAAAAKVIITTVGPYQLYGEKLVAACAEAGTDYVDLCGEPGWMAGTIARYHDIAQRTGARIVHSCGFDSIPFDLGVHYVQKLYREAYGRPAPLVKGVLKGAKGGLSGGTYASLMETVKAAETDQEVRRALGNVYGLAQDSEAKRPRQPDVRKPRKDEDVGAWLAPFIMADINMPNVHRSNMLTDYAYGQDFRYLEMMRVPNRVVAWGLAVGLGSFMSLVKNKSTRGLVQRLLPDPGEGPSEKERESGFFKVLMIAKDEKGLSLRAEITGDKDPGYGGTSRMLSEAAMTLLHHPEGQTGCLTTAPAMGDALIDRLEAHAGLTFRKL